DNA sequence from the Streptomyces tsukubensis genome:
CCGGGGCGTCCCGTACGGTGACGCCATGAGAATCTGCGTCTTCCTCTCCGCGGCCGATCTCGACGAGCGGTACACGCGTCCGGCCCGCGAGTTCGCCGAACTGCTCGGCAAGGGGGGCCACACCCTGGTGTGGGGCGGTTCCGAGAGCGGACTGATGAAGGTCGTCGCCGACGGTGTCCAGGAGACGGGCGGACGGCTCGTCGGGGTCTCGGTCGACTTCCTCGCCGCCACCGCGCGGGCCGGTGCCGATGAGATGGTGATCGCCCGGGATCTGGCCGAGCGGAAGGCGCTGCTGCTGGCGAAGGCCGACGCCGTGGTGGTCATGGTGGGCGGTACCGGAACCCTCGACGAGGCGACGGAGATTCTGGAGCTGAAGAAGCACGGCCGTCAGAACAAGCCGGTGGTGCTGCTGAACACCGCGGGCTTCTACGACGGGCTGAAGACCCAGTTCCACCGCATGGAGGCGGAGGGTTTCCTTCCGGTGCCCCTTGCCGATCTGGTGTTCTTCGCCGAGGAGCCGGTCTCCGCGCTCGCGTACCTGGAAGAGGCACTCGGCCACTGACCAGGAGGCGTACGGAACCGGCCGGTCCCATCGGGCGTACGGAACCGACCGTTCCGCCGGGTGTACGGAACCGGCCGCCGACGTCAGGGGTACGGAACCGGGCACGGGCGCCGGGTGTACGGAACCGGGCACGCGCGTCAGGTGTACGGAACCGGCCGGTCCCGTCGGCGCAGGCAGGCGCGTGGAGCCGCTCCGGCGCCGGTGGCCCGGCCCGTCCGCGGAGTGCGAGCATGACCGTCATGACCACGCACCTGATCACCGGGGCCGGCTCGGGCATCGGCGCCGCCGTCGCCCAGCGGCTCCACGACCGCGGCGACGAACTCGTCCTGCTGGCCCGCGACGCCGGGCGCGCCCGCGAGATCGCGGCCCGCTACCCCGGCGCCCGCACCCTTGTGGCCGATCTCTCCGACCCCGACCGCATCTCCTGGGCCCTGTCGCACCAGGAGGTGCCGGACCGGATCGACACCCTGCTGCATATCGCGGGCGTCGTCGACCTCGGCCCCGTCGGAGAACTCACCCCCAAGGCCTGGCACCACCAGCTCAACACCAATCTGATCGCCCCGGCCGAACTGACCAGGCAGTTCCTGCCGCAACTGCGCATCACGCAGGGGCACGTCGTCTTCGTGAACTCCGGCGCCGGGCTCAACGCGCACGCCGAGTGGGGCGCGTACGCCGCCTCCAAGCACGGACTGAAGGCCCTTGCCGACTCGCTGCGCGCCGAGGAGCACGGCAACGGCGTCCGGGTGACCTCCGTCTACCCCGGCCGCACCAGCAGCCCCATGCAGGCGAAGGTCCACTCCCAGGAGGGGCGGGAGTACGACCCCGACCGCTGGATCGCCCCGGAGTCGGTGGCCACCACGGTCCTGACCGCGATCGACCTGCCCCGGGACGCCGAGATCAACGATCT
Encoded proteins:
- a CDS encoding LOG family protein; this encodes MRICVFLSAADLDERYTRPAREFAELLGKGGHTLVWGGSESGLMKVVADGVQETGGRLVGVSVDFLAATARAGADEMVIARDLAERKALLLAKADAVVVMVGGTGTLDEATEILELKKHGRQNKPVVLLNTAGFYDGLKTQFHRMEAEGFLPVPLADLVFFAEEPVSALAYLEEALGH
- a CDS encoding SDR family oxidoreductase; the protein is MTVMTTHLITGAGSGIGAAVAQRLHDRGDELVLLARDAGRAREIAARYPGARTLVADLSDPDRISWALSHQEVPDRIDTLLHIAGVVDLGPVGELTPKAWHHQLNTNLIAPAELTRQFLPQLRITQGHVVFVNSGAGLNAHAEWGAYAASKHGLKALADSLRAEEHGNGVRVTSVYPGRTSSPMQAKVHSQEGREYDPDRWIAPESVATTVLTAIDLPRDAEINDLTVRPGR